A region from the Leptospira venezuelensis genome encodes:
- the ftsZ gene encoding cell division protein FtsZ: MLRFEEEEKSNPAIIKVLGIGGGGMNAVARMANSSLRGVEYVIMNTDEQVLKRSEIESKIALGSKTTRGMGAGGDPELGARAAEEDREKIASVIHGADMVFVTAGMGGGTGTGAAPIVAKIAKEQKCLVVGVVTIPFSFEGKRRMELAKRGIEQLRSYVDTLILVNNESIFQVVERDTPIDQAFRVIDDILLNAVRGISDIVNNPGIINVDFADVKAIMRDTGDAVMGVGEGYGENKVSEAVNFAIDNALLDSRSIAGATSLLINVTGGTDLTISDWNEVSQIITSQVDPNANIIIGLTEDADLEKRIRITVIATGFNKRSAGIGSVPKLQSQPQRKVVGLPEMEEPRHTFKTEPERISNDPEAYRALKSKNPSGNMKEDYDIPAFLRRSEKGRG, from the coding sequence ATGTTACGATTCGAAGAAGAAGAAAAATCAAACCCTGCTATTATTAAAGTTTTAGGGATCGGCGGCGGCGGAATGAACGCAGTCGCAAGAATGGCGAATTCCAGCCTAAGAGGTGTGGAATACGTTATTATGAATACCGATGAGCAGGTATTAAAACGTTCCGAGATAGAAAGTAAAATTGCATTAGGTTCCAAAACTACCAGAGGAATGGGTGCTGGAGGAGATCCTGAATTAGGCGCAAGAGCAGCAGAAGAAGACAGAGAGAAAATCGCATCCGTCATTCATGGTGCAGATATGGTCTTCGTAACTGCGGGTATGGGTGGCGGAACCGGAACAGGCGCTGCGCCTATCGTAGCTAAGATTGCTAAAGAACAGAAATGTTTAGTAGTCGGAGTGGTCACTATTCCATTCTCTTTTGAAGGAAAAAGAAGAATGGAGCTCGCTAAAAGAGGTATAGAACAACTTCGTTCTTATGTTGATACATTAATTTTAGTTAATAATGAATCCATCTTCCAAGTTGTAGAAAGGGATACTCCGATCGACCAAGCTTTCAGAGTAATCGATGATATTCTTTTGAATGCAGTCAGAGGGATAAGCGATATCGTAAACAATCCTGGTATCATCAATGTGGATTTCGCAGATGTAAAAGCGATCATGAGAGATACCGGTGACGCAGTCATGGGAGTTGGAGAAGGTTACGGAGAAAACAAAGTCTCCGAAGCTGTAAACTTTGCGATCGATAATGCTCTATTGGATTCTCGTTCTATTGCAGGAGCCACTTCTCTTTTGATTAATGTTACTGGCGGAACTGATCTTACTATTTCAGATTGGAACGAAGTATCTCAAATTATTACTTCTCAAGTAGATCCTAACGCAAACATCATCATTGGTTTAACTGAAGATGCAGATTTGGAAAAAAGAATCCGTATCACTGTGATTGCAACCGGATTTAACAAAAGATCCGCAGGTATCGGATCTGTTCCTAAATTACAATCCCAACCCCAAAGAAAAGTGGTGGGACTTCCAGAAATGGAAGAACCTCGTCATACTTTCAAAACGGAACCGGAAAGAATTAGCAATGACCCGGAAGCATACAGAGCCCTCAAATCCAAAAATCCTTCTGGGAATATGAAAGAGGATTACGATATTCCGGCTTTCTTAAGAAGGAGTGAAAAAGGGAGAGGTTAA
- a CDS encoding lipoprotein LipL41, whose translation MRFTLVFLFCLLSVFVTCQSVTVEYPMYPPTKEGRDLKQFLNGVKTVAFVLEPMNSEIWKHESNRSFVLLAPAKIYESFSQDSYFKILDLKDRADVLETKDLSLEGIQKNRKKIGEILDADAVLYVSVKQPESQCYVEPKMDYLALGVAVLKVVAAGKDRNRQYSKAASSLVSDPIVKPTGVRKVYIPIEANLIRIDSGEMMKAVLSKPSIIYNGVGDVSCPSMLPSLSTALDESISEIQRRLSPKVESEDISIFTEDENPEVEALLLEGYEEVTGENPNFNRAKISWEKADLKAKGKSWAAKANLATYYFSEGDYQKAIEFYDEAIRLGGPEDDYLKELKELMAPPPVEEEASQEK comes from the coding sequence ATGCGATTCACGTTAGTCTTTTTATTCTGCTTACTTTCAGTCTTTGTGACCTGCCAATCAGTAACGGTAGAATATCCTATGTACCCTCCTACAAAAGAGGGAAGAGACTTAAAACAATTCTTAAATGGTGTAAAGACAGTCGCATTCGTTCTGGAACCAATGAATTCAGAAATATGGAAACATGAAAGTAATCGATCTTTCGTATTACTAGCGCCTGCAAAAATTTATGAAAGTTTTTCTCAAGATTCTTACTTTAAAATTTTGGATCTGAAAGATAGAGCAGATGTTCTTGAAACAAAAGATCTTTCTTTAGAAGGGATACAAAAGAACAGAAAGAAGATTGGAGAAATACTAGATGCAGACGCAGTTTTATACGTTTCCGTTAAACAACCAGAGTCTCAATGTTATGTAGAACCTAAAATGGATTATCTTGCTCTTGGGGTGGCAGTGCTCAAAGTAGTTGCTGCTGGGAAGGATCGGAATAGGCAGTATAGTAAAGCGGCGTCTTCTCTTGTAAGTGATCCGATTGTAAAGCCGACGGGCGTTCGAAAAGTTTATATTCCTATAGAAGCAAATTTGATCCGGATAGATTCTGGAGAAATGATGAAGGCCGTTTTAAGTAAGCCCTCTATCATTTATAATGGAGTAGGGGACGTTAGTTGTCCTAGTATGCTCCCTTCTCTTTCCACCGCATTAGATGAGTCCATCTCTGAAATACAAAGAAGACTTTCTCCTAAAGTTGAATCAGAAGATATTTCTATTTTTACGGAAGATGAAAATCCAGAAGTAGAAGCTCTCCTTTTAGAAGGATACGAAGAAGTCACTGGAGAAAATCCGAATTTTAACAGAGCTAAAATTTCCTGGGAGAAGGCGGATCTAAAAGCGAAGGGGAAATCTTGGGCGGCTAAAGCAAATTTAGCCACTTATTATTTTTCAGAAGGTGATTACCAAAAAGCGATCGAGTTTTATGATGAAGCAATCCGTTTAGGCGGCCCAGAAGATGATTATTTGAAAGAGCTCAAGGAATTGATGGCGCCTCCTCCGGTAGAAGAAGAGGCATCTCAAGAAAAGTAA
- a CDS encoding metallophosphoesterase, whose protein sequence is MNFYLNTYSKSNFIIDVLVIFTFILFLLLFSGNKRKSIFSNEWDLSFYKRILILVLIYLILASTIPFFLDVSSFIRVRIAWTVLTVALPIFGIVHFVFSKRIIFLFASIFLVCIKFYSEVWEPNYLDVERIQIKSDKIVSPIKIVHISDLQTDDIRSLHLEVREESNRFQPDLILFTGDVMNHVSLYPIVTSYLKEFKYNNGFYFVTGDVDHILRYTDFSAKTGSILWDRKSKVIRIGENKIGLIGLGLPDYRNKTLIWSLRREIPEDIYSILISHYPDSVMHQPNEKVDLILAGHTHGGQVQVPFLGPILTLSRVPRLIAAGGLNAYENTDIIVSRGLGAEGHVAPRIRFGARPHLILLELLPANSTKETVKNGI, encoded by the coding sequence ATGAATTTCTATTTGAATACATACTCTAAATCTAATTTCATAATAGATGTTTTAGTCATTTTCACATTTATATTATTCTTGCTCCTGTTTTCGGGAAACAAGAGGAAGTCGATCTTCTCAAACGAATGGGATCTTTCCTTTTATAAAAGAATTCTAATTCTTGTGTTAATCTATCTGATTCTTGCATCTACTATCCCATTCTTTTTGGATGTAAGTTCTTTTATTCGAGTTAGGATCGCCTGGACTGTTTTAACAGTTGCTCTTCCAATCTTTGGCATAGTTCATTTTGTATTTTCGAAAAGAATTATATTCTTGTTTGCTTCTATTTTTCTGGTTTGTATCAAATTTTACTCCGAGGTCTGGGAGCCGAACTATCTGGATGTAGAACGTATACAAATCAAATCTGATAAGATAGTTTCTCCGATTAAAATTGTACATATTTCTGATCTTCAAACGGATGATATTAGAAGTTTACACTTAGAAGTTAGAGAAGAGTCGAATCGTTTCCAACCGGATCTGATATTGTTCACTGGAGATGTAATGAATCATGTCTCCTTATATCCGATTGTAACTTCATACTTGAAAGAATTTAAATATAATAATGGATTCTATTTTGTTACCGGTGATGTGGATCATATATTACGTTATACTGATTTTTCTGCTAAGACTGGATCGATTCTTTGGGATCGAAAATCAAAGGTAATCCGGATAGGGGAAAATAAGATCGGTTTGATCGGACTCGGCTTACCTGATTACAGGAACAAAACTTTGATCTGGAGTTTGAGAAGGGAAATCCCAGAGGATATCTATTCTATCCTGATTAGCCATTACCCTGATTCTGTTATGCACCAACCGAATGAAAAAGTGGATTTGATCTTGGCAGGACATACTCATGGTGGACAGGTTCAGGTTCCTTTTCTGGGCCCAATCTTAACTCTTTCTAGAGTTCCTCGTCTTATTGCTGCCGGGGGATTGAACGCTTACGAAAATACTGATATAATAGTAAGTAGAGGTTTAGGGGCAGAAGGTCATGTGGCGCCTCGAATTCGATTCGGAGCAAGACCTCATTTGATTTTGTTGGAGCTACTGCCCGCGAATTCGACAAAAGAAACCGTAAAAAACGGGATCTAA
- a CDS encoding bile acid:sodium symporter, whose amino-acid sequence MLIRIVLILLSLSSMYGLGLRIEKKELGAWSKFIPILVFAFFWNFGILPISVFFTGKLLGVPELAFAAIFLCAASPGGASGGLFVLRAKGNPALGGMLIALLNGANTILTPLIFSIYQGGSGFNFDLFLKLFLIGTFLQGLPLLLGLLSKYFFPKFSDSIASWVEKFSTICLVLSILLLIVQYGEYALSLGWIVWIGAAIAVGLSLLPGIFLFSSTQEVRASLSMVSGIRSLSLALLLAELHLKQSETLLTVLMYGTVMYLISAMAAEFWNGKKKIQT is encoded by the coding sequence ATGTTAATACGGATCGTTCTCATTCTTCTTTCCCTTTCCTCTATGTATGGTTTGGGGTTGAGGATAGAAAAAAAGGAATTGGGCGCTTGGTCCAAGTTTATTCCGATCTTAGTATTCGCTTTCTTTTGGAATTTTGGGATACTGCCTATTTCGGTATTCTTTACAGGAAAACTTTTAGGAGTACCTGAACTTGCTTTTGCTGCAATTTTTCTTTGTGCTGCTTCTCCCGGGGGAGCCTCGGGAGGGTTATTTGTATTAAGAGCAAAAGGGAATCCTGCGTTAGGCGGAATGCTGATCGCATTATTGAATGGCGCGAATACAATTTTGACCCCTTTAATATTTTCAATCTACCAAGGCGGTTCAGGCTTTAATTTTGATCTTTTCTTAAAACTTTTTTTGATCGGCACCTTCTTGCAAGGTTTACCATTGCTACTTGGACTTCTTAGTAAATATTTCTTTCCTAAATTCTCTGATTCAATTGCTTCTTGGGTAGAGAAATTCAGCACAATTTGTTTGGTATTATCGATCTTACTTTTAATCGTTCAGTATGGAGAATATGCGCTGAGTTTAGGATGGATCGTTTGGATTGGCGCTGCTATTGCGGTGGGACTTTCTCTTCTTCCCGGAATCTTTTTGTTTAGTTCCACTCAGGAAGTTAGAGCTTCCTTATCTATGGTTTCAGGGATCAGAAGTTTGTCCTTAGCGCTACTTCTTGCAGAACTGCATCTCAAACAAAGTGAAACGTTGCTTACTGTTCTTATGTACGGGACAGTAATGTATTTAATTAGCGCCATGGCCGCAGAATTTTGGAACGGTAAGAAGAAGATCCAAACATGA
- the map gene encoding type I methionyl aminopeptidase encodes MTVRNKEDLEALQRIGKITAETLVKMREAAKPGISTRELDRIAHSYFSKFGARSAPQLMYKFPGYTCISLNTEIAHGIPSDRILKEGDLLNLDVSLELNGYFADTGFTLIVGKDDKGLSKLLDVSSEALKLALSGVKTGEKLNSIGRTIENTAKKNGYKVIRTLCGHGVGKSLHEEPFDICNYYEPRDKRILKSGQVIAVETFVSTGAEDFVEQSDGWTLKTPDGSYTAQFEHSVVVTELGPIILTAA; translated from the coding sequence ATGACGGTTCGTAATAAAGAAGATCTGGAAGCATTACAAAGGATTGGCAAGATCACTGCTGAAACTTTGGTTAAGATGAGAGAAGCTGCTAAACCAGGGATTAGCACTAGAGAATTGGATCGAATTGCGCATTCTTATTTTTCTAAGTTCGGGGCGAGAAGTGCTCCTCAGCTCATGTATAAATTTCCAGGATACACTTGTATCAGTTTGAATACTGAGATTGCGCACGGAATTCCAAGTGATCGTATCTTAAAAGAAGGCGATCTTCTGAACCTAGATGTTTCTTTAGAGTTAAACGGATATTTTGCGGATACAGGTTTTACCTTGATTGTAGGTAAGGATGATAAAGGATTAAGTAAACTTTTAGATGTTTCTTCCGAAGCATTAAAACTTGCTCTTTCAGGTGTAAAAACAGGAGAAAAACTGAATTCAATTGGTAGAACAATTGAGAACACAGCCAAGAAAAATGGATACAAAGTGATCCGAACCTTATGTGGACATGGAGTCGGAAAATCTCTCCACGAAGAACCATTCGATATTTGTAATTATTATGAACCAAGAGATAAGCGAATTTTAAAATCTGGACAGGTCATTGCAGTGGAAACTTTTGTTTCGACTGGAGCAGAAGACTTTGTGGAACAATCGGATGGATGGACTTTAAAAACTCCTGACGGTTCTTACACTGCTCAGTTCGAGCATTCTGTAGTAGTTACTGAGCTTGGACCGATTATTTTAACAGCGGCATAA
- a CDS encoding SDR family NAD(P)-dependent oxidoreductase, which yields MKTDNSSKTVLITGGSSGIGKELSILLYKQGYNVLVVSVSKEEFKLLHKECKEIKSSGKLETLEADLTKTENIPKILKWISKLKLEVDVLVNNAGFGLWGKSWELSPEKVDSMLYLNVNAVTRLSNEFSKRMIERRNGFILNVASTASLQPLSYMAAYAASKAYVVSFSEALAAELAPFGVKLGILYPGTTKTNFLSVAGIHKDNKKGGLGNLAYSIAMDPKDVAKVAFKAIQNETKRSVPGFMNKTHYYSTKIFPSWIVKKIADRIFKKE from the coding sequence ATGAAAACCGATAACTCCTCAAAGACAGTTTTAATCACCGGAGGGTCTTCCGGGATAGGTAAAGAACTTTCTATCTTATTATATAAACAAGGTTATAACGTACTAGTAGTCAGTGTTTCCAAAGAAGAATTCAAACTTCTTCATAAAGAATGTAAAGAGATCAAATCTTCGGGAAAATTAGAAACCTTAGAGGCTGATCTCACTAAGACAGAAAATATCCCTAAAATTCTAAAATGGATTTCCAAACTTAAATTGGAAGTTGATGTCTTAGTTAATAATGCAGGATTCGGCCTTTGGGGAAAGTCGTGGGAACTTTCTCCCGAAAAAGTGGATTCTATGCTTTACCTCAATGTAAACGCGGTTACGAGACTTTCCAATGAATTTTCTAAAAGAATGATAGAACGTAGAAATGGTTTTATATTGAATGTAGCATCTACCGCTTCTCTGCAACCTCTGTCTTATATGGCAGCCTATGCTGCAAGCAAAGCTTATGTGGTCAGTTTTTCGGAAGCATTAGCAGCAGAACTTGCTCCCTTTGGAGTTAAACTTGGGATATTATATCCAGGAACAACTAAAACAAATTTCCTTTCAGTGGCAGGAATCCATAAAGACAACAAAAAAGGTGGCTTAGGAAATCTCGCTTACTCGATTGCAATGGATCCTAAAGACGTGGCAAAGGTTGCATTCAAGGCAATCCAAAATGAAACCAAAAGATCGGTTCCGGGATTTATGAATAAGACACATTATTATTCTACGAAAATTTTCCCTTCCTGGATCGTAAAAAAAATAGCAGATCGGATCTTTAAAAAAGAGTAA